The Arachis hypogaea cultivar Tifrunner chromosome 19, arahy.Tifrunner.gnm2.J5K5, whole genome shotgun sequence genome has a window encoding:
- the LOC112777507 gene encoding pentatricopeptide repeat-containing protein At1g02150: MLLQHFVSLKNPNTPHILSSSLSYSSATLPSVFNPSSSTFPHAQLTCPRTLSVTCTASNAQTVGYRRKPAEAWKAICKRISLIEKPEVDSSTVLNQWESKGKWIKKLDVCRVIKDLRKFNKHRRALEVYDWMDRRPERYRITPSDIAIQLDLIAKVHGAPSAEAFFLRLPDKAKNKRTYGALLNIYVHFQLKEKAESLFDTMKSKGHAIESLTFNVMMTLYMNFKDYDQVDILVSEMIKNNIKLDAYSYNIWLSSCGSQGLTEKMEQVFDQMTKDPNVVPNCSTFTTMATTYIKMNLFEKAEECIRNAESKIEGRDRIPYHYILSLYGSIGKKDEVYRVWNNYKLSFPSIPNLGYHSVISSLVRMDDIEGAENLYEQWVSAKAFYDPRIGNLLIGWYVKNGNTDKAIRFFDRMKEDGGVPNPSTWELLSMLHIADKRVTESLSCLKEAFVAKGSKSWRPNATNLDAFFKLCEEQGDMACADDLIELLKKSEFVKDEVYASMIGLSDGTVGKGECSSKIDAVDKTMDYNSQMLNQMESSF; this comes from the exons ATGCTCCTTCAACACTTTGTGTCTCTCAAAAACCCTAACACTCCTCACATTCTCTCCTCTTCCCTCTCTTATTCTTCGGCAACACTTCCCTCCGTCTTCAACCCTTCTTCTTCCACCTTCCCTCACGCGCAACTCACGTGTCCTCGCACCCTCTCTGTCACGTGCACTGCGTCCAACGCCCAAACCGTGGGTTACAGGCGAAAACCCGCTGAAGCGTGGAAAGCTATATGCAAGAGGATATCGTTGATTGAGAAGCCAGAAGTGGATTCTTCTACTGTGTTGAATCAGTGGGAGAGTAAAGGAAAATGGATCAAGAAATTGGATGTTTGTAGAGTCATCAAAGACTTGAGAAAATTCAACAAGCATAGAAGGGCACTTGAG GTATATGATTGGATGGACAGAAGACCAGAGAGATATAGAATAACTCCGAGTGACATTGCAATTCAGTTAGATCTAATTGCCAAAGTTCATGGAGCTCCTAGTGCAGAAGCATTTTTTCTGAGGCTGCCTGATAAGGCAAAAAACAAGAGGACATATGGAGCCCTTTTGAATATATATGTGCATTTTCAGTTGAAGGAAAAGGCAGAATCTTTATTCGACACAATGAAGAGTAAAGGTCATGCAATTGAATCATTAACATTTAATGTAATGATGACTCTGTACATGAACTTCAAGGATTATGATCAGGTTGATATTTTGGTTTCAGAAATGATTAAGAACAACATAAAGCTGGATGCCTATTCATATAATATCTGGCTATCTTCTTGTGGATCTCAAGGATTAACAGAAAAGATGGAACAAGTGTTTGATCAGATGACAAAGGATCCTAACGTAGTTCCTAACTGTTCTACATTCACGACAATGGCTACAACTTACATTAAGATGAATCTGTTTGAAAAAGCAGAAGAGTGCATAAGAAACGCTGAGAGCAAAATCGAAGGTAGGGACAGAATACCTTATCATTATATCCTAAGTTTATATGGAAGTATTGGAAAGAAAGATGAAGTTTATCGTGTGTGGAATAACTATAAACTAAGTTTTCCCAGTATACCAAACTTGGGATACCATTCTGTTATTTCTTCCCTGGTTAGAATGGATGATATTGAGGGTGCAGAAAATCTCTATGAGCAATGGGTTTCAGCAAAAGCATTTTATGATCCTAGAATAGGAAACCTTCTCATAGGTTGGTATGTTAAGAATGGCAATACAGATAAAGCTATTAGGTTCTTTGACAGGATGAAAGAAGATGGTGGAGTTCCAAATCCAAGTACTTGGGAGCTTCTATCTATGTTGCATATTGCAGATAAAAGGGTAACTGAATCTCTGTCTTGCTTGAAAGAAGCTTTTGTGGCCAAAGGTTCAAAAAGTTGGAGACCAAACGCTACAAACTTGGACGCATTCTTTAAGCTATGTGAGGAACAAGGAGACATGGCATGCGCCGATGATTTGATCGAGTTGTTGAAGAAATCAGAATTTGTTAAAGATGAAGTTTATGCATCAATGATTGGCTTATCTGATGGTACCGTTGGCAAAGGTGAATGTTCAAGTAAGATTGATGCAGTAGATAAAACTATGGATTATAACTCGCAAATGTTGAACCAAATGGAAAGTAGTTTTTGA
- the LOC112776335 gene encoding dol-P-Man:Man(7)GlcNAc(2)-PP-Dol alpha-1,6-mannosyltransferase — protein MASKSGTFLQRYGYDFLLGSIAAFYVFMVPYTKVEESFNVQAMHDFLYHRLHLDNYDHLEFPGVVPRTFIGALLVSLVAAPFVLVVNLLHLPKFYALVTVRMALGSITLYTLRFFRHKIRSKFGHQVEAFFVILTAIQFHFLFYCTRPLPNILALAVVNLAYGYWLEGRFYAALNSLIFATTVFRCDIVLLLGPLGLQFLLTKKISLWGALKRCTMMAFFCIGITILVDSIMWKRLLWPEFEVFWFNSVLNRSSEWGTHAFHWYFTSALPRSLLVAYPLSLFGLIVDRRVRSYTLPVLAFILLYSKLPHKELRFIISSVPIFNLSASVAANRIYNNKRKMIWNLLFIIMLGLFLISLGGTITTFMASYWNYPSGHALKRLHAIGFHNNTHEQWIHIDTFSAMNGISRFCESDFPWRYSKEEEISMQELAQRNFTFLINEHPMINGFKCLFTEDGFSRIHLNPGFPPVLLVKNPKVFIHGNLRNMDLFDKNWPGCS, from the exons ATGGCTTCAAAATCTGGGACGTTTCTACAGCGTTACGGTTATGACTTCTTGTTGGGATCAATCGCTGCTTTCTATGTTTTCATGGTTCCCTACACTAAGGTCGAAGAAAGTTTCAACGTTCAG GCAATGCATGATTTTCTTTATCATCGGCTTCACTTAGACAAT TATGATCATCTGGAATTTCCCGGGGTGGTTCCTCGCACTTTCATCG GTGCTTTGTTGGTGTCTCTTGTTGCGGCTCCATTTGTGTTAGTTGTAAATTTGCTGCACTTGCCAAAGTTTTATGCTCTTGTTACAG TTCGGATGGCCCTAGGGAGCATTACCCTATATACACTAAGATTCTTCCGTCACAAG ATAAGGAGTAAATTTGGGCATCAAGTAGAAGCCTTCTTTGTGATACTAACTGCCATTCAATTTCACTTCCTTTTCTATTGTACTCGTCCACTTCCTAACATTCTTGCCTTAGCTGTAG TTAATTTGGCATATGGATACTGGCTTGAGGGGCGCTTTTATGCAGCTCTGAACTCTCTG ATTTTTGCTACAACCGTATTCAGATGTGACATAGTGTTACTTCTAGGCCCCCTTGGGCTACAATTCCTCTTG acaaaaaaaatttcactatGGGGTGCTCTGAAACGTTGCACTATGATGGCCTTCTTCTGCATAG GTATAACCATATTGGTTGATTCAATCATGTGGAAGAGGTTATTGTGGCCTGAATTTGAAGTCTTCTGGTTTAACTCTGTACTAAACAGGAGTTCTGAATGGGGA ACGCATGCTTTCCACTGGTACTTCACCTCAGCACTTCCTCGTTCATTGCTTGTTGCATATCCACTTTCACTG TTTGGTCTCATTGTAGACAGAAGGGTTCGATCTTACACTTTGCCAGTTCTTGCCTTTATTTTGCTTTATTCTAAGCTTCCCCACAAG GAGCTTCGTTTTATTATAAGTTCAGTACCAATTTTCAACTTATCAGCTTCGGTTGCAGCCAATAGAAT TTACAACAATAAGAGAAAGATGATCTGGAACTTGCTTTTCATCATTATGTTGGGGTTGTTTCTAATCAG TCTAGGAGGCACCATCACAACTTTCATGGCATCATACTGGAACTATCCTAGTGGTCATGCCTTAAAAAGATTGCATGCAATTG GTTTTCATAACAATACACATGAACAGTGGATTCACATTGATACATTTTCAGCCATGAATGGAATATCTCGCTTTTGTGAAAGTGATTTCCCTTGGAG GTATTCTAAAGAGGAAGAAATAAGCATGCAAGAACTTGCGCAAAGGAATTTCACTTTTCTTATAAA TGAACATCCTATGATCAATGGATTCAAGTGTCTATTTACTGAAGATGGATTCTCAAGAATTCACTTGAATCCGGGCTTTCCACCTGTTTTACTG GTTAAAAATCCCAAAGTGTTTATCCATGGAAATTTAAGGAACATGGATCTTTTCGACAAAAATTGGCCTGGCTGCTCATAA